A single genomic interval of Asinibacterium sp. OR53 harbors:
- a CDS encoding septal ring lytic transglycosylase RlpA family protein, giving the protein MKKIIYVLFPLCSLFWLGFRMDTPVQKANGLIQRDTTVVPRTDTLPLPADSVRTDSLLKAGTDSAAAVLAKPATDSLSVVEAINFTGIASFYSSNLDGTKTATGEIFRNSKYTAASNHLKLNTWVRVTNLKNNKTVIVRINDRMHPRMKKKGRVVDLSRVAARQLDFMKSGLTKVKVEVVPKGTVE; this is encoded by the coding sequence ATGAAAAAGATCATTTACGTGCTCTTTCCCCTGTGCAGCCTTTTTTGGTTGGGATTCCGTATGGATACCCCGGTACAAAAGGCCAACGGCCTCATACAACGGGACACAACAGTGGTACCCCGGACGGATACGCTGCCTTTACCGGCAGACTCTGTGAGAACCGACTCTCTGCTTAAAGCCGGCACCGATTCGGCGGCGGCAGTATTGGCCAAGCCTGCAACAGACTCGCTTTCCGTTGTGGAAGCCATCAACTTTACGGGTATTGCCAGCTTTTACAGCTCCAACCTGGATGGTACCAAAACCGCCACCGGTGAAATATTCCGTAACAGCAAATACACAGCTGCGAGCAACCACCTCAAACTGAATACCTGGGTGAGGGTTACCAACCTCAAAAATAATAAAACAGTGATCGTTCGCATCAATGACCGGATGCATCCCCGCATGAAAAAGAAAGGACGTGTGGTGGACCTGAGCAGGGTAGCGGCCAGGCAATTGGACTTTATGAAGAGCGGACTGACAAAAGTTAAAGTGGAAGTAGTGCCCAAAGGAACAGTGGAATAA
- a CDS encoding chorismate synthase — protein sequence MNSFGRLFRIHIFGESHGESVGLVIDGCPAGLPLSVEDFLTDIERRKGGSHKGTTPRKEDDLPIFKSGIFNGHTTGAPITILFENKNTRSGDYEKQRAVPRPGHADFTAHAKYGGFEDFRGGGHFSGRLTVCMVAAGVIAKKLLGHIQVVSTILEIGGEADLEKGLQKAIDAKDSIGGIVECRVNGLPVGLGEHFFDSAESLISHAVFAIPAVKGIEFGAGFAAARMFGTEHNDAIEDASGRTRTNHAGGIVGGITNGNELVFRIAIKPTSSTPKEQQTWNWETNTIEPFSVKGRHDLCIALRVPVVLEAVTAFTLVDLMLLEQRIGRIGPSFMS from the coding sequence ATGAACTCTTTCGGTCGCCTTTTCCGCATACATATTTTTGGTGAGTCGCACGGCGAAAGTGTGGGGCTTGTGATAGATGGCTGCCCGGCCGGACTGCCTCTGTCTGTGGAAGATTTTCTTACCGATATCGAGCGTCGCAAAGGCGGCAGCCATAAAGGAACCACTCCCCGCAAGGAAGACGACCTGCCCATTTTCAAAAGCGGCATTTTCAACGGGCATACAACGGGCGCTCCTATTACTATTTTATTCGAGAACAAGAATACCCGCAGCGGCGATTATGAAAAGCAACGCGCTGTGCCGCGGCCGGGACATGCAGATTTTACCGCTCACGCCAAGTATGGCGGTTTTGAAGATTTCAGGGGAGGCGGACATTTCAGCGGCAGGCTCACGGTTTGCATGGTAGCCGCCGGTGTGATTGCGAAAAAACTGCTGGGTCATATACAGGTTGTATCCACCATACTTGAAATAGGAGGAGAGGCAGACCTGGAAAAAGGACTGCAAAAAGCCATCGATGCCAAAGACTCTATAGGCGGTATTGTTGAGTGCCGGGTGAACGGACTGCCGGTGGGCCTGGGAGAGCATTTCTTCGATTCGGCAGAATCCTTGATCAGTCATGCTGTTTTTGCCATCCCTGCCGTGAAAGGCATTGAATTCGGAGCAGGCTTTGCCGCTGCCCGGATGTTCGGTACCGAGCACAATGATGCCATCGAAGATGCCAGCGGGAGAACGCGTACCAACCATGCCGGCGGCATAGTGGGGGGTATTACCAACGGCAATGAGCTGGTCTTCCGCATCGCCATCAAACCCACTTCTTCCACCCCTAAAGAACAGCAGACCTGGAACTGGGAAACCAATACCATTGAGCCCTTCTCTGTCAAGGGCAGGCATGACCTCTGTATAGCCCTTCGGGTACCCGTGGTACTGGAAGCTGTAACGGCATTCACCCTGGTCGACCTGATGCTGTTGGAGCAGCGGATCGGGCGTATAGGACCGTCGTTTATGTCATGA
- the aroA gene encoding 3-phosphoshikimate 1-carboxyvinyltransferase, which yields MIVTVSPSVIKGSIRAAASKSSMQRACAAALLAGTTTTIVNPGNSNDDQAALDVIQKLGAVVMKEADGNIVIHSKGVAPLHPEINCGESGLGIRMFTPIAALSVQPLTINGTGSLLTRPMDFFDEILPQLGVNIQSNKGRLPLKIQGPLQPADIIVDGSLSSQFLTGLLMAYGAAGANGATITVNNLKSKPYIDLTLQVMQHFGWEVSHTDYEQFRFQKAKPAPAAFTYTVEGDWSGAAFLLVAGAVAGDITVKGLDVYSTQADKAILQALSDSGCKLSIRPDEIEIGPLPLKAFHFNATDCPDLFPPLVALAACCEGTTVIEGVERLAHKESNRGLTLQEEFGKLGIEITLQGNLMLVKGNTGMKGAVTHSHHDHRIAMACAVAALKANGDVIIEEADAINKSYPDFYEHIQQLGAAIKIQK from the coding sequence ATGATCGTTACCGTTTCTCCATCTGTTATAAAAGGTTCTATCAGAGCGGCAGCCAGTAAGAGCAGTATGCAAAGAGCCTGCGCCGCCGCGTTGCTTGCAGGAACAACTACTACCATCGTTAATCCGGGCAATAGCAACGACGATCAGGCTGCACTGGATGTGATACAGAAACTGGGCGCTGTTGTTATGAAAGAAGCAGATGGTAACATCGTTATTCATTCTAAAGGTGTTGCTCCCTTGCACCCCGAGATCAATTGCGGTGAAAGTGGTTTGGGTATACGCATGTTTACGCCCATCGCAGCACTGAGTGTTCAGCCGCTCACCATCAACGGTACCGGCAGCTTGCTGACGAGACCCATGGATTTTTTTGATGAGATATTACCTCAACTGGGTGTAAACATTCAATCGAATAAAGGACGTTTGCCGCTGAAGATACAGGGACCGCTGCAACCTGCAGATATCATTGTAGATGGTTCGCTGAGCTCACAGTTCCTCACCGGTTTGCTCATGGCTTATGGCGCTGCAGGCGCCAACGGGGCAACTATCACGGTGAACAACCTCAAGAGCAAACCTTATATCGATCTCACATTGCAGGTGATGCAGCATTTCGGGTGGGAGGTATCACACACCGATTATGAACAGTTCAGGTTTCAAAAAGCGAAACCTGCACCAGCCGCATTTACTTACACTGTTGAAGGCGATTGGAGCGGCGCGGCATTTCTGCTGGTAGCAGGAGCCGTAGCAGGTGATATTACCGTGAAGGGATTGGATGTGTATTCCACCCAGGCCGATAAAGCTATTTTACAGGCTTTGTCAGACAGCGGATGCAAATTATCCATTCGTCCTGATGAAATTGAGATAGGTCCCTTGCCACTGAAAGCGTTCCACTTCAATGCCACAGATTGTCCCGATCTCTTTCCGCCGCTGGTGGCTTTAGCCGCCTGCTGTGAAGGAACTACGGTGATTGAAGGTGTGGAAAGACTGGCTCACAAAGAAAGCAACCGCGGCCTCACTTTACAGGAAGAGTTTGGTAAATTGGGTATTGAAATCACCTTGCAGGGTAACCTGATGCTGGTAAAAGGTAATACAGGCATGAAGGGCGCTGTTACCCATTCGCACCACGATCACCGCATTGCCATGGCCTGTGCTGTTGCAGCGTTAAAAGCAAACGGAGACGTGATCATTGAAGAAGCCGATGCCATCAATAAATCTTATCCCGATTTCTATGAACATATTCAGCAATTGGGAGCAGCGATAAAAATTCAAAAGTAA
- the aroB gene encoding 3-dehydroquinate synthase, translated as MKKKKVSFSNSAVDYYFHADFARLEKLVAKERTVIVTDEHVFKAHQKKFKGWNTIVLKPGEEFKVQQTVDVVIDQLIELGADRKTTLVGVGGGVITDITGYVAGIYMRGIACGFVPTSLLAMVDASIGGKNGIDVGVYKNMVGLIRQPSFLLFDHSFLKSLPKVEWQNGFAEIIKHAAIKDAALFKLLQSHRLTDFQRDTQLLAKLIERNVLIKTKVVVNDEFEKGERKLLNYGHTLGHAIENMYELSHGQAISIGMTYAALMSKQLKGFKQADELIAVLDKYGLPTFAEFDTKEAFRILQKDKKKDNQQISYILLEKIGKGVVQPLLFVQLKEIFNQFT; from the coding sequence ATGAAGAAGAAAAAAGTTTCGTTCAGTAATAGTGCAGTGGATTATTATTTCCATGCCGATTTTGCTCGCCTGGAAAAACTGGTAGCCAAAGAAAGAACCGTGATCGTCACGGATGAACATGTGTTCAAAGCCCACCAGAAAAAATTCAAAGGCTGGAATACCATCGTGCTCAAGCCGGGTGAAGAATTCAAGGTGCAGCAGACGGTGGATGTGGTAATAGATCAGCTGATTGAATTGGGCGCCGACCGTAAGACGACCCTGGTAGGTGTGGGCGGTGGCGTGATCACCGATATCACCGGTTATGTAGCGGGTATTTATATGCGGGGCATTGCATGTGGTTTCGTGCCTACTTCATTGTTGGCCATGGTAGATGCTTCGATCGGTGGAAAGAATGGGATCGATGTAGGCGTATATAAGAATATGGTGGGACTGATCCGTCAGCCCTCTTTTCTGCTCTTCGATCACAGTTTTTTGAAATCCCTTCCCAAGGTTGAATGGCAGAATGGCTTTGCAGAGATCATCAAACACGCCGCTATCAAAGATGCGGCCCTGTTCAAATTGCTGCAGTCGCACCGCCTCACCGATTTTCAGCGTGATACCCAATTACTGGCCAAGCTCATTGAAAGGAACGTGCTCATCAAGACCAAAGTAGTGGTGAACGATGAGTTTGAAAAAGGAGAACGCAAGCTGCTGAATTACGGGCATACCCTGGGTCATGCCATTGAAAATATGTATGAGCTGAGCCACGGACAGGCCATCAGCATCGGCATGACGTATGCGGCATTGATGTCGAAACAGTTGAAAGGTTTCAAGCAGGCCGATGAACTGATAGCAGTGCTGGACAAGTACGGATTGCCCACGTTTGCCGAATTCGATACCAAAGAAGCGTTCAGGATATTACAGAAAGACAAAAAGAAAGACAACCAGCAGATCAGTTATATCCTCCTGGAAAAGATCGGTAAAGGTGTAGTACAGCCTTTGTTGTTTGTGCAATTAAAAGAAATTTTCAACCAGTTTACATGA
- a CDS encoding chorismate mutase has product MEQAIDQKSAVEALLTKRPLIISGPCSAETEEQVVETANRLAATGKVDILRAGIWKPRTRPGSFEGIGTKGLPWLQRARKESGLPVAIEVATAKQVEDALHFDVDVLWIGARTTVNPFSVQEVADALRGVDVPVLIKNPINPDLELWIGAVERVAKAGIKNIGLIHRGFSSYGNTEYRNAPMWHLAIEMKRRNPGLLLINDPSHICGRRDILLDVAQKAIDLDFDGLIIESHIDPDHAWSDAKQQITPERLGEMINSIVWRKEDIDSEALHAAMEKMRQQINQLDDELLLLLGQRMKVAEKIGQYKKDNNITILQTNRWNAILERAFAKGEQLGLSKEFVTKYFDAVHMESINHQNKIMNS; this is encoded by the coding sequence ATGGAGCAAGCAATTGACCAAAAATCAGCAGTGGAAGCGCTCTTGACCAAGCGCCCACTCATCATTTCAGGACCCTGCAGTGCAGAGACCGAAGAACAAGTGGTAGAAACCGCTAACCGTTTGGCGGCTACCGGTAAAGTAGACATCCTCCGCGCAGGTATATGGAAGCCGCGTACCCGTCCCGGCAGTTTTGAAGGGATCGGCACCAAAGGTCTTCCCTGGTTACAGCGTGCGAGAAAAGAATCCGGCTTGCCTGTAGCGATAGAAGTGGCTACTGCCAAGCAGGTAGAAGATGCACTGCATTTCGATGTGGATGTATTATGGATCGGCGCACGCACTACCGTGAACCCGTTCAGCGTACAGGAAGTTGCCGATGCACTGAGAGGTGTGGACGTTCCCGTGCTGATCAAGAACCCGATCAACCCCGACCTCGAATTGTGGATCGGTGCAGTGGAGCGTGTAGCAAAAGCCGGCATCAAAAATATCGGACTCATACACCGCGGCTTCAGCTCTTATGGTAATACCGAATACCGCAACGCACCTATGTGGCACCTGGCCATTGAGATGAAACGCCGTAACCCCGGTCTGTTGCTCATCAACGATCCTTCGCATATCTGCGGAAGAAGAGACATATTACTGGATGTGGCACAGAAAGCGATCGACCTCGATTTCGACGGACTGATCATTGAAAGCCATATCGATCCTGATCATGCATGGAGTGATGCCAAACAACAAATCACGCCGGAGCGCCTGGGTGAAATGATCAACTCAATCGTATGGCGTAAAGAAGATATCGATTCGGAAGCGCTGCATGCTGCCATGGAAAAAATGCGCCAGCAGATCAACCAGCTCGATGATGAATTGTTGCTGTTGCTCGGACAACGCATGAAAGTAGCTGAAAAGATCGGCCAGTATAAAAAAGACAATAACATCACCATCCTGCAAACCAATCGCTGGAACGCTATTCTTGAAAGGGCTTTCGCGAAAGGGGAGCAACTGGGACTGAGCAAAGAATTCGTGACCAAATATTTTGATGCTGTACACATGGAGAGTATCAATCACCAGAATAAGATCATGAATTCCTAA
- a CDS encoding DEAD/DEAH box helicase, whose amino-acid sequence MTTFEGLGIDARLIQATDELGYVNPTPIQEQAIPVLLSGTKDFIGLAQTGTGKTAAFGLPLLHIIDAAAKHPQALVVCPTRELCLQIVKEIELFKKYIKGVSVVAVYGGTSIGLQIRDLKKGVQIVVATPGRLIDLIERKAINLEQIEYVVLDEADEMLNMGFQDDIEFILKNTPQRESTWLFSATMPPEIRKVSKRYMKEPVEVTVGKVNTANKSIDHQYYVTSAQHRYQTLKRIIDFNPGIYGIIFTRTKVDAQEISERLTREGYDIDALHGDLTQVQRDKVMGQFRDKSLQLLIATDVAARGIDVQGITHVINYELPDDVEVYTHRSGRTGRAGNQGISIAIVHSKEMYKLKQIERINNSKFHKLDIPSGKDVCRKQFFHFMDKLLSADISHGDYETYVPMLAEKFADVSKEEVLKRVAAMEFDRFLKYYENAEDLNVRERGKNEQRDSRGNGRREGGAYESRRDRGGSNGYSRLFVNLGTKDGFYKASFLQFILDMSDLKKEVLGRIDMKDMNSWVEIEKGAANQMIRALDGKNYKGRRIRMNDADSGGGRRPNKRGEA is encoded by the coding sequence ATGACGACATTTGAAGGGTTGGGAATTGACGCCAGATTGATTCAGGCAACCGATGAGTTGGGGTATGTGAACCCAACCCCCATACAGGAACAGGCGATACCGGTTTTGCTCAGCGGAACCAAGGATTTTATTGGGCTGGCACAAACAGGTACAGGCAAAACAGCGGCATTCGGATTGCCCCTGCTGCACATCATCGATGCGGCAGCCAAACATCCGCAGGCGCTGGTGGTTTGTCCCACGAGGGAACTCTGCTTGCAGATCGTAAAAGAAATAGAGCTCTTTAAAAAATACATCAAAGGGGTTTCTGTAGTAGCTGTTTACGGGGGTACTTCTATTGGGCTACAGATCCGCGACCTGAAAAAAGGGGTGCAGATCGTGGTGGCTACACCGGGCAGGTTAATAGACCTGATCGAAAGAAAAGCGATCAACCTGGAACAAATTGAATATGTGGTACTGGATGAAGCGGATGAAATGCTGAACATGGGCTTCCAGGATGATATTGAATTCATCCTCAAGAATACCCCGCAGCGCGAGAGCACCTGGTTATTCAGTGCTACTATGCCGCCGGAAATACGCAAGGTGAGCAAACGTTACATGAAAGAACCAGTTGAAGTAACTGTTGGCAAAGTAAATACAGCCAATAAAAGCATCGACCACCAGTACTATGTAACCTCGGCGCAGCATCGTTATCAAACATTGAAGCGCATCATCGATTTCAACCCCGGTATCTATGGTATCATTTTTACCCGCACCAAAGTAGACGCACAGGAAATATCTGAGCGGCTCACCAGGGAAGGATATGATATCGATGCATTGCACGGCGACCTCACACAGGTGCAGCGCGATAAGGTGATGGGCCAGTTTCGCGATAAGAGCTTGCAATTACTGATCGCCACCGATGTGGCGGCACGCGGTATCGATGTGCAGGGTATTACCCATGTAATCAACTACGAACTGCCCGATGATGTGGAAGTGTATACACACCGCAGCGGAAGAACGGGCAGGGCGGGCAACCAGGGTATCAGCATTGCCATTGTGCATTCGAAAGAAATGTACAAGCTGAAGCAGATCGAAAGGATCAACAATTCCAAGTTCCATAAACTGGATATTCCAAGCGGCAAAGACGTGTGCCGCAAACAGTTCTTTCATTTCATGGATAAATTGTTGTCGGCCGATATCAGTCACGGTGACTATGAAACCTATGTTCCCATGCTGGCCGAAAAATTCGCCGATGTGAGTAAGGAAGAAGTATTGAAAAGGGTAGCGGCGATGGAGTTCGACCGTTTCCTCAAATATTATGAAAATGCCGAAGACCTGAATGTGCGGGAGCGTGGAAAGAATGAACAGCGTGATAGTCGCGGCAACGGCAGGAGGGAAGGAGGTGCTTACGAAAGCCGCAGGGACAGGGGTGGTAGTAACGGGTACAGTCGCCTTTTTGTGAACCTCGGTACCAAAGACGGATTTTACAAAGCGAGCTTTCTGCAATTCATCCTGGACATGAGCGACCTGAAAAAAGAAGTGCTGGGCAGGATCGATATGAAAGACATGAACAGTTGGGTGGAGATAGAAAAAGGAGCTGCCAACCAGATGATCCGTGCGCTGGATGGAAAGAATTACAAGGGAAGAAGGATACGCATGAACGATGCCGACAGTGGTGGCGGACGCCGGCCTAACAAACGTGGCGAAGCATAA
- a CDS encoding prephenate dehydrogenase, translating into MRVTIIGTGLIGGSMAIALKEKGFAKHIIGVEKHAAHAEKALALGLIDAVLPLQEAVAQSDLVVLATPINAAETLLPQVLDMADRQVVMDVGSTKKMICASVAGHAKRGRFVATHPMWGTEYSGPEAAVKGAFTDKATVICDKANSDADAVACVEEVYRLLGMHLVYMNAGDHDVHVAYVSHISHITSFALANTVLEKEKEEDAIFELASGGFESTVRLAKSNPAMWVPIFMQNKENVLDVLNEHIAQLRKFKSCLEKENFDYLQELIENANGIRRILK; encoded by the coding sequence ATGAGAGTAACGATCATTGGTACGGGATTGATAGGTGGCTCCATGGCCATCGCCCTGAAAGAGAAAGGCTTTGCGAAGCATATCATTGGGGTGGAAAAGCATGCCGCGCATGCAGAAAAGGCACTGGCACTGGGGCTGATAGATGCAGTGTTGCCATTGCAGGAAGCTGTAGCACAATCAGATCTGGTAGTGTTGGCCACGCCGATCAATGCGGCTGAAACTTTATTGCCGCAGGTGCTTGATATGGCAGACCGACAGGTAGTGATGGATGTAGGCTCTACTAAAAAAATGATCTGTGCATCGGTAGCAGGTCATGCAAAAAGAGGGCGCTTCGTGGCCACACACCCGATGTGGGGAACGGAATACAGCGGTCCGGAAGCTGCTGTAAAAGGCGCATTCACCGATAAAGCCACTGTGATCTGCGATAAAGCCAACAGCGATGCCGATGCGGTAGCCTGTGTTGAAGAAGTATATCGGTTATTGGGCATGCACCTGGTGTACATGAACGCCGGTGACCACGATGTGCACGTGGCTTATGTGAGCCATATATCACACATCACTTCTTTTGCACTGGCCAACACGGTACTGGAAAAAGAAAAAGAAGAGGACGCCATTTTTGAACTGGCCAGTGGTGGTTTTGAGAGTACGGTGCGATTGGCCAAGAGTAATCCCGCTATGTGGGTGCCCATCTTTATGCAGAATAAAGAAAATGTGTTGGATGTACTGAATGAACATATTGCCCAGTTGCGCAAATTCAAATCATGCCTGGAGAAGGAAAATTTCGATTACCTGCAGGAACTGATTGAAAATGCCAACGGGATCAGACGCATATTGAAGTAA
- a CDS encoding pyridoxal phosphate-dependent aminotransferase, producing the protein MIQVNTAKRLEGIGEYYFSQKLREIEELNKQGKQIINLGIGSPDLPPHPDVIKVLQDEAAKPNVHAYQNYKGSPVLRKAIADWYAKWYGVTLNPESEILPLIGSKEGIMHICMTYLNEGDQALIPDPGYPTYSSAVRLSGATPVVYELSEASNWEPDFAQLEKTDLSKVKLMWVNYPHMPTGRLPQKDLFNKLIAFGKKHHILICHDNPYSFILNDAPLSLLSVEGAKETAVELNSLSKSSNMAGWRVGMLSGAKERIDEILRFKSNMDSGMFLPVQLAAAKALGLGKDWYDEVNAIYKERREKVFELLTLLRCAFDTKQAGMFVWAKIPATHANGFALSDAVLYNANVFITPGGIFGKAGEPYIRVSLCGSVERFTEAINRISNAGI; encoded by the coding sequence ATGATACAGGTAAACACAGCAAAAAGACTGGAAGGCATTGGTGAATACTATTTTTCGCAAAAACTGCGCGAAATAGAGGAGCTGAACAAACAGGGCAAGCAGATCATCAACCTGGGTATCGGTAGTCCCGATCTGCCCCCGCATCCCGATGTGATCAAAGTATTGCAGGACGAAGCGGCCAAGCCCAACGTGCATGCTTACCAGAATTACAAAGGGTCGCCGGTGTTGCGAAAAGCGATTGCCGACTGGTATGCGAAATGGTATGGTGTAACGCTGAACCCCGAAAGCGAGATACTCCCGCTGATCGGCAGTAAAGAAGGTATCATGCATATTTGCATGACCTACCTCAACGAAGGCGATCAGGCATTGATTCCTGATCCCGGCTATCCTACCTACAGCAGCGCCGTTCGCCTGTCGGGCGCTACTCCCGTAGTGTATGAATTATCGGAAGCCAGCAACTGGGAACCCGATTTTGCGCAACTGGAAAAAACAGATCTCAGCAAGGTAAAACTCATGTGGGTGAATTACCCGCACATGCCAACCGGCCGCTTGCCACAGAAAGACCTCTTTAACAAACTGATCGCGTTTGGAAAGAAACACCATATCCTGATCTGCCACGATAATCCTTACAGTTTTATTTTGAATGATGCACCACTCAGTTTGCTGAGTGTGGAAGGGGCAAAAGAAACTGCTGTTGAGCTGAACTCACTGAGCAAAAGTTCCAATATGGCCGGATGGCGCGTGGGGATGTTGTCGGGCGCGAAAGAGCGGATCGATGAAATATTGCGCTTCAAAAGCAATATGGACAGCGGTATGTTCCTGCCCGTGCAACTGGCTGCAGCCAAAGCGCTGGGCCTCGGCAAAGACTGGTACGATGAAGTGAATGCGATCTATAAAGAAAGAAGAGAAAAAGTATTTGAATTATTGACCCTGCTCCGTTGTGCATTTGATACAAAACAGGCAGGCATGTTTGTGTGGGCAAAGATTCCCGCTACGCATGCAAACGGTTTTGCCCTGAGCGATGCAGTATTATACAATGCAAATGTATTCATCACACCGGGAGGCATATTCGGCAAAGCCGGAGAACCTTATATCAGGGTCAGCTTGTGCGGATCGGTAGAACGGTTCACAGAAGCCATTAACAGGATCAGCAACGCAGGTATATGA
- a CDS encoding prephenate dehydratase yields MNKRIAIQGYEGSFHQVAAMHIFGKNIDVIPCDTFRELIKIAEDKKQSDGAVMAIENSIAGSILPNYNLLQKSKLKVTGEVYLSISQNLMVNPGVRFEDIREVHSHPMAILQCLDYLEKHNWKLVETEDTALSAKLLHQHRRQHAAAIASRLAAELFGLEILAPNIHTLKNNVTRFLVLQKENDVEPVPDADKASVYFQTDHSKGSLARVLTHIASAGINLSKLQSMPIPGSDFKYGFYADMEFEGMQQLNEVLKAMQPLTNLVKTFGIYKQGKLVKG; encoded by the coding sequence ATGAACAAAAGAATCGCTATTCAAGGATATGAAGGCAGCTTCCACCAGGTAGCCGCCATGCACATATTCGGTAAGAACATTGACGTAATTCCCTGTGATACTTTCAGGGAACTTATCAAAATAGCGGAAGACAAAAAGCAGTCCGACGGCGCGGTAATGGCCATCGAAAACTCCATCGCGGGCAGCATCCTGCCCAATTACAATCTCCTGCAAAAAAGCAAACTGAAAGTAACCGGCGAAGTATACCTCTCCATCAGCCAGAACCTGATGGTCAATCCCGGTGTAAGGTTCGAAGACATCCGCGAAGTGCACAGTCACCCGATGGCCATCCTGCAATGTCTCGACTACCTCGAAAAGCACAACTGGAAACTGGTGGAAACAGAAGACACCGCTTTAAGCGCCAAACTGCTGCACCAGCACCGGCGCCAACACGCTGCAGCTATTGCCAGCAGACTCGCAGCCGAATTATTCGGACTGGAAATCCTGGCTCCCAATATCCATACACTCAAAAACAATGTGACCCGGTTCCTGGTGCTGCAAAAAGAAAATGATGTGGAGCCGGTACCTGATGCCGACAAAGCATCGGTTTATTTCCAGACCGATCATTCCAAAGGATCACTGGCCCGCGTGCTCACACATATTGCCAGCGCCGGCATCAACCTGAGCAAATTGCAAAGCATGCCCATACCGGGCAGCGATTTCAAATATGGTTTCTATGCCGATATGGAATTCGAAGGCATGCAACAATTGAACGAAGTGCTGAAAGCCATGCAGCCACTGACCAATTTGGTCAAAACATTCGGTATTTATAAACAGGGAAAACTGGTGAAAGGATGA
- a CDS encoding RNA polymerase sigma factor, with translation MKADSNEQVLLKGLANNDSKAIDAIYKENFASIQSFILNNNGSYDDARDVFQEAMIALYEKAQSESFVLTCQIRTYVYSICRRLWLKRLQQLGRFTRQVDPLDETVAVEEDLEIHEKRNAEFAIMDRALNSLGEPCKGLLEGFYLKKMDMQELAQEFGYTNADNAKNQKYKCLMRLKKLFFAQYNIGE, from the coding sequence GTGAAAGCTGACAGCAACGAACAGGTGTTATTGAAAGGGTTGGCCAACAATGACTCGAAGGCCATTGATGCCATTTATAAGGAGAATTTCGCATCCATTCAGTCTTTCATTCTGAACAACAATGGCTCTTACGATGACGCAAGGGATGTTTTTCAGGAAGCGATGATTGCCCTCTATGAAAAAGCACAGAGCGAATCATTTGTCTTAACCTGTCAAATTAGAACTTATGTTTATTCAATATGTAGGAGACTTTGGCTCAAACGGCTACAACAACTGGGTCGTTTTACACGGCAAGTTGACCCGCTTGATGAAACAGTGGCGGTGGAAGAAGACCTGGAGATCCATGAGAAGCGGAATGCCGAGTTTGCGATAATGGACCGGGCCCTGAACAGCCTGGGGGAGCCCTGCAAGGGATTGTTGGAAGGATTTTACCTGAAGAAAATGGACATGCAGGAATTGGCGCAGGAATTCGGTTATACCAATGCCGATAACGCCAAGAACCAAAAATATAAATGTTTAATGCGTTTAAAGAAACTCTTCTTTGCGCAATATAATATCGGGGAGTAA